A genomic region of Caulobacter sp. NIBR2454 contains the following coding sequences:
- a CDS encoding DUF2946 family protein, which produces MKAFRRPQRNLWGHVCMTLAALAVVMKVLIPAGFMAKPATNSLPFELVICTGEGAMVVAPGEAIAPHSDGKAQGEKSAGDAPCAFASAATGAPLPDLSNMQAVAFIEHQDAPVHTKPMLAPGRGLSAPPLPARGPPTVFI; this is translated from the coding sequence GTGAAAGCCTTCCGACGCCCGCAACGCAACCTGTGGGGCCATGTCTGCATGACATTGGCTGCGCTGGCGGTCGTCATGAAGGTGCTCATCCCCGCGGGCTTCATGGCCAAGCCCGCGACCAACAGCCTGCCCTTCGAACTGGTCATCTGTACCGGGGAAGGCGCGATGGTCGTCGCTCCCGGCGAAGCGATCGCGCCACATTCCGACGGCAAGGCTCAGGGCGAGAAATCCGCCGGCGACGCGCCTTGCGCCTTCGCCAGCGCCGCGACCGGAGCGCCGCTGCCGGACCTGTCCAACATGCAGGCCGTCGCGTTCATCGAACACCAAGACGCACCCGTCCACACCAAACCCATGCTCGCACCGGGCCGCGGTCTTTCCGCCCCCCCGCTGCCCGCAAGAGGCCCCCCGACAGTCTTCATCTGA
- a CDS encoding aminotransferase class V-fold PLP-dependent enzyme, with protein sequence MEAPFGRRQVLGLSAAISLAATARAGHARAQLSDLWDVDRDTVNLDAAYYGAMPKAVQAAYFANLSWVNQNNSAFLRRATKDRSLDDSLTRSRAAAATLINASPEEVALCNGGTEALYALITNYRDLKPGDTVIIADVDYDEMQYAMAFLQESRGARLVRFDLGDMTDPQEILAAYQAVLDRTPRAKLLLLTHLSNRNGLVPPVKAIITAARARGVDVILDSAQAVAQLPVDVEDLGADFVGFSLHKWLAAPLGTGGIYIRKDRQASIAPYMGNGLLPAADVRSRILTGTINYAAHLTIPDALAFHESIGAQAKLARLRELHEYWIDRVRDMPALSIVGPSGEQAYGAIGAFRPRGLDGIDGARRLQARMLERHGVLVVAKAGLASGPVLRVTPALFNTTADLDRLVSAVRAELAA encoded by the coding sequence ATGGAAGCGCCATTTGGGCGTCGGCAAGTCTTGGGCCTGAGCGCCGCGATCTCATTAGCGGCGACGGCTCGCGCTGGGCATGCGCGCGCCCAGCTTTCGGATCTTTGGGATGTCGATCGCGACACGGTAAATCTGGATGCCGCCTACTATGGCGCCATGCCCAAGGCGGTTCAGGCGGCCTATTTCGCCAATCTGTCCTGGGTGAATCAGAACAACAGCGCCTTCCTTCGGCGGGCGACCAAGGACCGCTCGCTGGATGACAGCCTGACCAGATCGCGGGCCGCGGCGGCGACCCTCATCAACGCATCGCCTGAGGAAGTGGCGCTGTGCAACGGCGGCACCGAGGCGCTCTATGCCCTGATCACCAACTATCGGGATCTGAAGCCTGGCGACACCGTCATCATCGCTGACGTCGACTATGACGAGATGCAGTACGCCATGGCGTTCTTGCAGGAGAGCCGGGGCGCCCGCCTCGTGCGCTTTGATCTTGGAGACATGACCGACCCGCAGGAGATCCTGGCGGCCTACCAGGCCGTTCTCGATCGAACGCCACGCGCCAAGCTGCTGTTGCTCACGCACCTTTCAAATCGCAACGGACTGGTCCCGCCGGTCAAGGCGATCATCACCGCCGCCAGGGCGCGGGGCGTGGACGTGATCCTGGATAGCGCCCAGGCGGTGGCTCAGTTGCCGGTGGATGTTGAGGATCTGGGCGCTGACTTCGTCGGTTTCAGCCTTCACAAATGGCTGGCGGCGCCCCTGGGCACAGGCGGCATCTACATCCGAAAGGATCGCCAAGCGTCCATCGCACCCTATATGGGCAATGGGCTTTTGCCGGCCGCGGACGTGCGGTCGCGAATCCTCACCGGCACGATCAACTACGCAGCGCACCTGACCATTCCCGACGCCCTGGCCTTCCACGAGTCGATCGGCGCCCAGGCCAAGCTCGCGCGGCTTCGTGAGCTTCACGAATATTGGATCGACCGGGTCCGCGACATGCCCGCCTTGAGCATCGTGGGGCCGTCGGGCGAACAGGCCTATGGTGCGATCGGAGCCTTCCGGCCTCGTGGGCTGGACGGGATCGACGGCGCGCGGCGCTTGCAGGCCCGCATGCTGGAACGCCACGGCGTTCTGGTCGTCGCCAAGGCAGGCCTCGCCTCCGGACCGGTACTGCGGGTGACGCCCGCGCTCTTCAACACCACCGCCGATCTCGACCGCCTTGTTTCAGCGGTCCGGGCGGAATTGGCCGCCTAA
- the ybaL gene encoding YbaL family putative K(+) efflux transporter, whose product MPHHVPLIATIVAGLVLAFIFGAIANRLRLPVLVGYLVAGVAVGPFTPGYVADQPLANQLAEIGVILLMFGVGLHFSLKDLMSVRKIAIPGAVVQIGAATIMGVGLAALLGWPLGGGVVFGLALSVASTVVLLRALQERRLIETERGRIAVGWLIVEDLAMVLALVLIPAVTTALSAEQGSGLAGMGMALAITLGKVGAFIALMLIVGRRVIPWVLHWTAHTGSRELFRLAVLAIALGVAFGSAGLFGVSFALGAFFAGMIMSESELSQQAANETLPLRDAFAVLFFVSIGMLFNPMILIQHPLPVLATLGIIVVGKSIAAFLIVRAFKHGTGTALTISASLAQIGEFSFILAALGTELELLPPEGRDLILAGAILSILVNPILFRLVDRHMEKSAKRELAAEEVTPPVKPAPCVVLVGFGRVGRAVTEGFIGKGLVVIESESERLEELRTQGFKVVDGNAVKSEILVEAGLEHATHLLIAVPNAFEAATIVEQARRISPKITIIARAHSDAEVEFLTARGVDHTIMGEREIALGMLSLAQTRAKA is encoded by the coding sequence TTGCCGCATCACGTGCCGCTGATCGCCACCATCGTCGCCGGCCTCGTGCTGGCCTTCATCTTCGGCGCGATCGCCAATCGTCTGCGGCTGCCTGTGCTTGTCGGCTATCTCGTCGCCGGCGTGGCGGTGGGCCCCTTCACTCCCGGCTATGTGGCCGATCAGCCCCTGGCCAATCAGCTCGCCGAGATCGGCGTCATCCTTCTGATGTTTGGGGTGGGGCTGCACTTTTCGCTGAAGGACCTGATGTCGGTCCGTAAGATCGCCATCCCCGGCGCCGTGGTGCAGATCGGCGCCGCCACGATCATGGGTGTCGGCCTAGCGGCGTTGCTCGGCTGGCCTTTGGGGGGCGGGGTTGTCTTTGGTCTGGCGCTGTCGGTCGCCTCCACCGTGGTCTTGTTGCGAGCGCTTCAGGAGCGCCGACTGATCGAGACCGAACGCGGGCGCATCGCCGTTGGCTGGCTGATCGTCGAGGACCTGGCCATGGTGCTGGCCTTGGTTCTGATCCCCGCGGTGACGACCGCCCTGAGCGCCGAGCAAGGTAGCGGACTGGCCGGCATGGGTATGGCGTTGGCCATCACCCTGGGCAAGGTCGGCGCCTTCATCGCGCTGATGTTGATCGTCGGACGGCGCGTGATCCCATGGGTCCTGCATTGGACAGCGCACACCGGCTCGCGCGAGTTGTTTCGTCTGGCGGTCCTGGCCATCGCGCTCGGCGTGGCCTTCGGCTCGGCTGGGCTCTTTGGAGTGTCCTTCGCCCTCGGCGCGTTCTTCGCCGGCATGATCATGAGCGAATCCGAGCTCAGCCAACAGGCGGCCAACGAGACCCTGCCCCTGCGCGACGCTTTCGCCGTGCTGTTCTTCGTCTCCATCGGCATGCTGTTCAATCCGATGATCCTCATCCAGCACCCGCTGCCGGTGCTGGCCACCCTGGGGATCATCGTGGTCGGCAAATCGATCGCCGCGTTCCTGATCGTGCGGGCGTTCAAGCATGGCACGGGCACTGCCCTGACCATCTCGGCGTCCCTGGCGCAGATCGGGGAATTCTCCTTCATCCTGGCCGCGCTAGGCACCGAGCTGGAGCTGCTGCCGCCGGAAGGCCGCGATCTGATCCTGGCGGGCGCGATCCTGTCGATCCTGGTCAATCCGATCCTGTTTCGCCTGGTGGATCGCCACATGGAAAAGTCGGCCAAGCGAGAGCTCGCGGCCGAGGAGGTCACGCCGCCCGTCAAGCCCGCGCCCTGCGTGGTTCTGGTCGGCTTTGGCCGCGTGGGGCGGGCAGTGACAGAAGGCTTTATCGGCAAAGGCCTCGTGGTCATTGAAAGCGAGAGCGAGCGCCTGGAAGAGCTCAGGACTCAAGGCTTCAAAGTGGTGGACGGCAACGCCGTCAAATCCGAAATCCTGGTCGAGGCCGGCCTGGAGCACGCCACCCATCTGCTGATCGCGGTGCCTAACGCCTTCGAGGCCGCGACCATCGTCGAGCAAGCCCGACGCATAAGCCCCAAGATCACGATCATCGCCCGCGCCCACTCCGACGCCGAGGTGGAATTCCTCACCGCCCGGGGCGTCGATCACACGATCATGGGTGAGCGCGAGATCGCTTTGGGGATGCTCTCCCTGGCGCAGACCCGCGCCAAAGCATAG
- a CDS encoding helix-turn-helix domain-containing protein: protein MPHTKILCPSQCRAARGLLDWSQEDLAGKAGVSRSTVRDFETGRHELHGGTERLLMNALRDGGVLLIGSGEPVGDDAGPGVRLVG, encoded by the coding sequence ATGCCTCACACGAAAATACTCTGTCCGTCTCAATGTCGCGCGGCTCGCGGTCTTCTCGACTGGTCTCAGGAAGACCTGGCGGGCAAGGCTGGAGTGTCACGCAGCACCGTGCGCGATTTCGAAACGGGACGCCATGAATTGCATGGCGGCACCGAGCGGCTGTTGATGAACGCTCTGCGGGACGGCGGGGTCCTGCTGATCGGATCGGGCGAGCCCGTGGGCGATGACGCCGGTCCGGGCGTGCGGCTGGTCGGCTAG
- a CDS encoding cation:proton antiporter domain-containing protein: MEHAVAAEDYKDLVLFLATAGVVVPLFRRWRINPILGFLFAGVVLGPYGLGSLGDRAPWLSYFTIGNPADVAQLAEFGVVFLLFMIGLELSWERLRLMRRLVFGLGGLQVSVCIMVIGSAAWLLGQPVAAACAIGAALALSSTAIVMPILADQKQQHTKAGRATFAVLLFQDLAVAPILITIAVLSGREEALSPSVLLTAAPAVLGVGALVLAGRVLLRPMMRSVAKAKSDEMFMAASLLIVIGAGLISALAGLSMALGAFVAGLLLAETEYRHEVQVKIEPFKGLLLGLFFVSIGIGLDLSLLARSPAPILGMAVGLVALNASVVFVLARLFKLSWESAAGAALLLAGGGEFAFVILGSAMEGGIVAQGAGQMILVASTLSMFSIPLLAGLARKISATPKASRVSAPPPPTEGVPDGEAGPVVLVVGYGRVGRLVGEMLTRHEIAWIAADRDPRLVEAGRREGNVYFGDASRPEFLRRCGLDSARALVVTMDNPDGTEAVVGAARELRPDLPIVARAKDARHAARLYELGVTDAVPETIEASLQLSETVLVDIGVPMGLVIASIHERRDEFRKELNHPEALGGRTRRFRQTVRR; the protein is encoded by the coding sequence TTGGAGCACGCGGTCGCGGCCGAGGACTATAAGGATCTGGTGCTGTTCCTGGCGACGGCGGGGGTTGTCGTGCCCCTCTTTCGACGCTGGCGGATCAACCCGATCCTGGGGTTTCTCTTCGCGGGCGTGGTGCTTGGTCCCTACGGCCTGGGATCCCTGGGGGATCGCGCGCCGTGGCTGTCCTATTTCACGATCGGCAACCCCGCCGACGTGGCGCAGCTGGCCGAGTTCGGCGTCGTCTTCCTGCTGTTCATGATTGGTCTAGAGCTCTCTTGGGAGCGCCTGCGACTGATGCGACGGCTGGTTTTCGGCCTTGGCGGTCTGCAGGTCAGCGTATGCATCATGGTCATCGGCTCGGCCGCCTGGCTTCTGGGGCAGCCCGTCGCCGCGGCCTGCGCCATCGGGGCGGCCCTGGCGCTTTCATCGACGGCGATCGTCATGCCGATCCTGGCCGATCAGAAGCAGCAACATACCAAGGCCGGACGAGCGACCTTCGCGGTCCTCCTTTTCCAGGATCTGGCCGTGGCCCCGATCCTGATCACCATCGCCGTGCTCAGCGGGCGCGAGGAAGCTTTGTCGCCTAGCGTCCTGTTGACCGCGGCGCCCGCGGTGCTCGGCGTGGGGGCTCTCGTCTTGGCCGGGCGGGTTCTGCTGCGCCCGATGATGCGCTCGGTGGCCAAGGCCAAGAGCGACGAGATGTTCATGGCCGCTTCGCTCCTGATCGTCATCGGTGCGGGGCTGATCAGCGCCCTGGCTGGGCTATCCATGGCGCTTGGCGCCTTCGTGGCGGGCCTGCTTCTGGCCGAGACCGAGTACCGCCACGAAGTCCAGGTCAAGATCGAGCCGTTCAAGGGCCTTCTGCTGGGCCTGTTTTTCGTCTCGATCGGGATCGGACTGGATCTGTCCCTCTTGGCTCGGAGCCCGGCCCCCATCCTTGGCATGGCGGTAGGCCTGGTGGCGTTGAACGCCAGCGTCGTCTTCGTCCTCGCCCGCCTCTTCAAGCTATCGTGGGAGTCCGCCGCCGGCGCCGCTTTGCTGCTGGCGGGCGGCGGCGAGTTCGCCTTCGTGATTCTGGGTTCGGCCATGGAGGGCGGCATTGTCGCCCAGGGCGCTGGCCAGATGATTCTGGTGGCCTCCACCCTGTCGATGTTCTCGATCCCGTTGCTTGCCGGTCTGGCTCGCAAGATCAGCGCCACGCCAAAAGCCAGCCGGGTCTCGGCGCCGCCGCCACCGACCGAGGGGGTTCCCGATGGCGAAGCGGGACCGGTGGTCCTTGTTGTCGGCTATGGCCGGGTCGGGCGACTGGTGGGCGAGATGCTGACCCGGCATGAAATAGCCTGGATCGCCGCGGATCGGGATCCGCGCCTTGTCGAGGCTGGCCGTCGTGAAGGGAATGTCTATTTCGGCGACGCATCGCGGCCGGAGTTTCTGCGGCGGTGCGGGCTCGACAGCGCTCGGGCGTTGGTGGTGACCATGGATAACCCCGATGGGACGGAGGCCGTCGTCGGCGCCGCGAGGGAACTAAGGCCGGATCTGCCCATCGTCGCCCGGGCCAAGGATGCTCGCCACGCCGCGCGGCTCTATGAGCTTGGCGTCACCGACGCCGTGCCGGAAACCATCGAGGCGAGCCTGCAACTCTCCGAGACCGTTCTGGTGGACATCGGGGTGCCTATGGGCCTGGTCATCGCCTCGATCCATGAACGGCGCGACGAGTTCCGAAAGGAGCTCAACCACCCCGAAGCTCTGGGCGGACGCACCCGCAGGTTCCGCCAAACGGTCCGTCGTTGA
- a CDS encoding OmpA family protein gives MKMKLLAGAAFAAVVAATGASAAEPGWYGAVDLGYHWQDPLRADGSTNLSDGAPYRYDFDTDSDWAGFARLGYRVSPNWRVELEGGYRTAGIDTVRGRADRPQPIALCAVGVGGTTGYACPAPDGDIDSWTLMGNVLYDFFPDSAFNVFIGAGIGVNKVDIDVTGQFNTVPGTTLTIDDSDTTFAYQGIAGVSWAATEQLNVDLTYRYLGGSDVDFASTSSGIPAPGTFSGEYEDQSVTIGLRYAFNAAPPPPPPPPPPPPPPPPPPPPPPPPPPPAAPEAKEFIVYFPFDQYVLTPEAQTVVQEAAQYATSGNATKVVVVGHTDTSGSDAYNARLSERRGKAVADALVGMGVGQGTLSVDWKGETAPAVATGDGVKEPLNRRSTISINF, from the coding sequence ATGAAAATGAAACTCCTGGCGGGAGCCGCCTTCGCCGCGGTCGTCGCCGCGACGGGCGCTTCGGCGGCCGAACCGGGCTGGTACGGCGCCGTCGACCTCGGCTATCACTGGCAAGATCCGCTGCGTGCCGATGGCAGCACGAACCTGTCGGATGGCGCTCCCTACCGCTACGATTTCGACACCGACTCCGACTGGGCTGGCTTTGCTCGCCTCGGCTATCGCGTGTCGCCGAACTGGCGCGTGGAACTTGAAGGCGGCTACCGCACGGCCGGCATCGACACCGTCCGTGGTCGCGCTGACCGTCCGCAACCGATCGCGCTTTGCGCCGTGGGCGTCGGCGGCACGACCGGCTACGCCTGCCCGGCTCCCGATGGCGACATCGACAGCTGGACCCTGATGGGGAACGTCCTCTACGACTTCTTCCCTGACTCGGCCTTCAACGTGTTCATCGGCGCCGGTATCGGCGTGAACAAGGTGGACATCGACGTCACCGGCCAGTTCAACACGGTTCCGGGCACCACCCTGACCATCGACGACAGCGACACCACCTTTGCCTACCAAGGCATCGCGGGTGTGTCGTGGGCCGCCACCGAGCAGCTCAACGTCGACCTGACCTACCGCTACCTGGGCGGTTCGGACGTGGACTTCGCCTCGACCTCGTCGGGCATCCCGGCTCCGGGCACGTTCTCGGGCGAGTACGAAGACCAATCGGTGACGATCGGCCTGCGCTATGCGTTCAACGCAGCGCCTCCGCCGCCTCCGCCTCCGCCTCCGCCTCCGCCGCCCCCGCCCCCGCCGCCGCCTCCGCCCCCGCCGCCGCCTCCGCCGGCTGCTCCGGAAGCCAAGGAATTCATCGTCTACTTCCCGTTTGATCAGTACGTCCTGACGCCGGAAGCCCAGACGGTGGTCCAAGAGGCCGCTCAATACGCGACCTCGGGCAACGCCACGAAGGTGGTGGTCGTCGGTCACACCGACACCTCCGGTTCGGACGCCTACAACGCCCGCCTGTCGGAGCGTCGTGGTAAGGCCGTCGCCGACGCCCTCGTGGGCATGGGTGTTGGCCAAGGCACCCTGTCGGTCGACTGGAAGGGCGAAACCGCTCCTGCCGTCGCCACCGGCGACGGTGTGAAGGAACCGCTGAACCGTCGTTCGACCATCTCGATCAACTTCTGA
- a CDS encoding Lrp/AsnC ligand binding domain-containing protein, with translation MERRPFSPDDTDRRLMRTLQADGRITNQELARVCHLSPAACLERVRRLREAGYITGYAAILDPGKVGRGLLIFVEVVLDRTTGDIFEAFAAAARGAPDILECHMVAGGFDYLIKARVRDMDAYRAFLGDTLVQMPGVRETRTYAVLEEVKSDGRLPI, from the coding sequence ATGGAGCGAAGACCCTTCAGCCCGGACGATACTGACCGCCGTCTGATGCGCACTTTGCAGGCCGATGGCCGCATCACCAACCAGGAACTGGCGCGCGTCTGCCATCTTAGTCCGGCGGCCTGCCTGGAGCGTGTCCGACGGCTGCGCGAGGCCGGCTATATCACCGGCTACGCCGCCATTTTAGACCCAGGGAAGGTCGGGCGGGGCCTGTTGATCTTTGTGGAAGTGGTTCTGGACCGCACGACGGGCGACATCTTCGAAGCCTTCGCCGCCGCGGCGCGCGGGGCGCCCGATATCTTGGAGTGCCACATGGTGGCTGGCGGCTTCGACTACCTGATCAAGGCGCGGGTCAGGGACATGGACGCCTATCGCGCCTTCCTGGGCGACACGCTCGTCCAGATGCCCGGCGTGCGCGAGACACGCACCTATGCGGTGCTGGAAGAAGTCAAAAGCGACGGCCGCCTGCCCATCTGA
- the putA gene encoding bifunctional proline dehydrogenase/L-glutamate gamma-semialdehyde dehydrogenase PutA has product MDSLDTYKYRDEAETLAALLANPPLNAEERAGVRAEAEGLVRTARRIARRHGVVESFLQEFSLSTPEGLALMCLAEALLRTPDEETKDKLIAEKIGSADWASHFGKSDSLFVNASTWGLMLTGKLVDVDDEAQRDLPGFIKRVAARVGEPVIRAAVGQAIRIMGEQFVLGRTIEAALKRSAGEGYLCSFDMLGEGARTAADAARYETAYAQAIDTVGKLSNAAGPESGHGVSVKLSALSPRYEAVQEARVWGELYPRIKRLALIAARHDINFTIDAEEADRLALSLKLLDRLAREPELGEWRGLGLAVQAYQKRAPQTVAVVANIAKESGRRLMVRLVKGAYWDSEIKRAQVNGRPDYPVYTTKAATDLSYLVCAKAMIEASPHIYSQFATHNAHSLAAVRRMAKTAGVKIEFQRLHGMGEALYKAADDLYDGITLRAYAPVGGHEDLLPYLVRRLLENGANTSFVHALLDERVPAESVVVDPIEAVEAAGAQRHAKIPVPADIYGEERQNSSGVDLSIAEERVRLLSAAVALDSQRLSAAPVVTGRVVDSGAAVAAVSPAAHDRIVGWVNEASDADIDAAFVAAKAAQPAWDRAGGAARAKILRAMGDALEAERDRLIGLCVREAGKTLADGVAEVREAVDFCRYYANLAETQFGQPEVLKGPVGETNTLALNGRGVFVCISPWNFPLAIFTGQVAAALAAGNAVLAKPAEQTPLIAAEAVRLYHAAGLDPRLLALLPGRGETVGAALVADLRCDGVAFTGGTDTARRINQTLAGRDGPIVPFIAETGGLNGMFIDTTAQREQVIDDVILSAFGSAGQRCSALRLLFLPKDTADGMIEGLKGAMDALVVGEPADPATDVGPVIDQEAREALEAHLVRLEKEAKVLHRLAAPTRGTFFGPVLAEIPTADFLEREVFGPILHVVRYDPENLEQVAKALAARRYGLTLGVHSRIESFAQTVQRLVPAGNVYVNRSIIGAVVGVQPFGGEGLSGTGPKAGGPHALTRYCVERAVSVNITAQGGDPSLLNL; this is encoded by the coding sequence ATGGACAGCCTCGACACCTACAAGTACCGCGATGAGGCCGAGACCCTCGCGGCGCTCCTGGCCAATCCGCCGCTGAACGCCGAAGAGCGCGCCGGCGTCCGCGCTGAAGCCGAGGGCCTGGTCCGCACCGCCCGACGCATCGCCCGTCGCCATGGCGTGGTCGAGAGCTTCTTGCAGGAGTTCTCCCTGTCGACGCCCGAAGGCCTGGCCTTGATGTGTCTGGCCGAGGCGCTGCTGCGCACGCCGGACGAAGAAACCAAGGACAAGCTGATCGCCGAAAAGATCGGCTCCGCCGACTGGGCCAGCCACTTCGGCAAGTCCGACAGCCTCTTCGTCAACGCCTCCACCTGGGGTCTTATGCTGACCGGCAAGCTGGTGGACGTGGACGACGAAGCTCAGCGCGACCTGCCCGGCTTCATCAAGCGCGTCGCCGCCCGCGTGGGCGAGCCGGTCATTCGCGCCGCTGTCGGCCAAGCCATCCGCATCATGGGCGAGCAGTTCGTCCTGGGCCGCACCATCGAGGCGGCCCTGAAGCGCTCCGCTGGCGAAGGCTATCTGTGCTCGTTCGACATGCTGGGCGAAGGCGCCCGCACCGCCGCTGACGCCGCCCGCTATGAGACCGCCTACGCTCAGGCCATCGACACCGTGGGCAAACTATCTAACGCCGCCGGCCCTGAAAGCGGCCACGGCGTTTCGGTGAAGCTGTCGGCCCTGTCGCCGCGCTATGAGGCGGTTCAGGAAGCCCGCGTCTGGGGCGAACTCTATCCGCGCATCAAGCGCCTGGCCCTGATCGCAGCGCGCCACGACATCAACTTCACCATCGACGCGGAGGAGGCGGACCGCCTCGCCCTGTCGCTGAAGCTGCTCGATCGCCTGGCCCGCGAACCCGAACTGGGCGAATGGCGCGGCCTGGGCCTGGCCGTTCAGGCCTATCAGAAGCGCGCGCCGCAGACGGTCGCCGTCGTCGCCAACATCGCCAAGGAAAGCGGCCGTCGTCTGATGGTCCGTCTGGTCAAGGGCGCCTACTGGGACAGCGAGATCAAGCGCGCCCAGGTCAACGGTCGCCCCGACTACCCCGTCTATACGACCAAGGCCGCCACCGACCTGTCCTATCTGGTCTGCGCCAAGGCGATGATCGAGGCCTCGCCGCACATCTATTCGCAGTTCGCGACCCACAACGCCCATAGCCTGGCCGCGGTGCGCCGCATGGCCAAGACCGCCGGAGTGAAGATCGAGTTCCAGCGCCTGCACGGCATGGGCGAGGCGCTCTACAAGGCCGCCGACGATCTTTATGACGGCATCACCCTGCGCGCCTACGCCCCCGTCGGCGGGCATGAAGACCTGCTGCCGTATCTGGTGCGACGCCTTCTGGAGAATGGCGCCAACACCTCCTTCGTTCATGCTCTGCTCGACGAGCGGGTGCCGGCCGAGAGCGTGGTGGTCGATCCCATCGAGGCGGTCGAAGCCGCGGGCGCCCAGCGTCACGCCAAGATTCCCGTTCCCGCCGACATCTATGGCGAGGAACGCCAGAACTCGTCCGGCGTGGATCTGTCCATCGCCGAGGAGCGCGTGCGGCTGTTGAGCGCCGCCGTCGCCTTGGACAGCCAGCGCCTGTCGGCGGCTCCGGTTGTCACGGGCCGCGTGGTCGATTCGGGCGCGGCCGTGGCCGCCGTTTCGCCCGCCGCCCATGACCGCATCGTCGGCTGGGTGAACGAGGCCTCCGACGCCGATATCGACGCCGCCTTCGTCGCCGCCAAGGCCGCCCAACCGGCCTGGGACCGCGCGGGTGGGGCTGCCCGCGCCAAGATCCTGCGCGCCATGGGCGACGCCTTGGAGGCGGAACGCGATCGCCTGATCGGCCTTTGCGTGCGAGAAGCGGGCAAGACCCTCGCCGACGGCGTCGCCGAGGTGCGTGAAGCCGTCGATTTCTGCCGCTATTACGCCAACCTCGCCGAGACGCAGTTTGGCCAACCGGAAGTGCTCAAGGGCCCGGTGGGCGAGACCAACACCCTGGCCTTGAATGGCCGCGGCGTTTTCGTCTGCATCAGCCCTTGGAACTTCCCACTGGCCATCTTCACGGGCCAGGTGGCGGCGGCTCTGGCCGCCGGCAACGCCGTCCTCGCAAAGCCGGCCGAGCAGACGCCGCTGATCGCAGCCGAGGCTGTGCGCCTCTATCACGCCGCCGGTCTGGACCCGCGCCTGCTGGCTCTTCTGCCAGGGCGGGGCGAGACGGTGGGCGCGGCCCTGGTGGCCGATCTGCGCTGTGACGGGGTGGCCTTCACCGGCGGCACTGACACCGCCCGTCGCATCAACCAGACCCTGGCCGGCCGTGACGGCCCGATCGTTCCCTTCATCGCCGAGACCGGCGGTCTCAACGGCATGTTCATCGACACCACCGCCCAGCGCGAGCAGGTGATCGATGACGTGATCCTGTCGGCCTTCGGCTCGGCGGGTCAGCGCTGCTCGGCCCTGCGTCTGCTGTTCCTGCCCAAGGATACGGCTGACGGCATGATCGAGGGTCTCAAGGGCGCCATGGACGCCTTGGTCGTCGGCGAGCCTGCCGATCCGGCCACCGATGTCGGCCCGGTCATCGACCAGGAAGCCCGCGAGGCGCTTGAGGCCCATCTCGTCCGTCTGGAGAAGGAGGCCAAGGTCCTGCACCGCCTGGCGGCGCCCACACGCGGCACCTTCTTCGGCCCCGTCTTGGCCGAGATCCCGACCGCCGATTTCCTGGAGCGGGAGGTGTTCGGCCCGATCCTGCACGTGGTCCGCTACGACCCCGAGAATCTGGAGCAGGTGGCCAAGGCCCTGGCGGCGCGCCGCTATGGCCTGACCCTTGGCGTCCACTCACGCATCGAGTCCTTCGCCCAGACCGTGCAGCGCCTGGTCCCTGCCGGCAATGTCTATGTAAACCGCTCGATCATCGGCGCGGTGGTGGGCGTGCAGCCGTTCGGCGGCGAAGGCCTGTCGGGTACGGGCCCCAAGGCCGGCGGCCCTCACGCGCTCACCCGCTACTGTGTGGAGCGCGCGGTCAGTGTCAATATCACCGCCCAGGGCGGCGATCCGAGCCTGCTGAACCTGTAA
- a CDS encoding TMEM165/GDT1 family protein, which yields MEAFLVSTGLVAVAEIGDKTQLLALCLAARFRRPVPIIAGILVATLLNHALAAAAGSIAGQFLQGPWMRWVLGLAFLAFAGWALIPDKLEDDDCPPDRPDRSIFMATAIAFFFVEMGDKTQVATAALGARFENIALVAAGTTLGMMIANVPAVLIGEAAATKLPLKAIRYAAAACFAAVGVWVLIVG from the coding sequence ATGGAAGCCTTCCTCGTCTCCACGGGCCTCGTGGCGGTCGCCGAAATCGGCGACAAGACCCAGCTACTGGCGCTTTGCCTTGCGGCCCGGTTCCGGCGGCCCGTGCCGATCATCGCCGGCATACTCGTTGCCACCCTGCTGAACCACGCCCTGGCGGCGGCGGCGGGCTCCATCGCTGGTCAGTTCCTGCAAGGCCCCTGGATGCGCTGGGTGCTGGGTCTGGCGTTTCTGGCGTTCGCCGGTTGGGCGCTCATCCCCGACAAGCTCGAAGATGACGACTGCCCGCCCGACCGACCGGATCGCTCGATCTTCATGGCCACCGCCATCGCCTTCTTCTTCGTGGAGATGGGCGACAAGACCCAGGTCGCCACGGCCGCTCTTGGCGCGCGATTTGAGAACATCGCCCTGGTGGCGGCGGGCACCACGCTGGGCATGATGATCGCCAACGTTCCCGCCGTGCTGATCGGCGAGGCGGCGGCCACCAAGCTGCCTCTCAAGGCCATCCGATACGCCGCTGCCGCCTGCTTCGCCGCGGTGGGCGTGTGGGTGCTGATCGTCGGCTGA